One window from the genome of Haladaptatus paucihalophilus DX253 encodes:
- a CDS encoding type 1 glutamine amidotransferase domain-containing protein, with amino-acid sequence MPSALFVVSEEGYWGEECIEPLQTLDEAGVEITVATPSGGKPVVDERSIDPENVGEETAERVREADESDPRLQNPVPLATTSADDYDAVVFPGGHGTEWDVNQDKHARALLRDAVETGDKKALVVCHAVGLLAFTRDSDGGFLVDGRSVTGFPNEWEEGIVDDDDCMPDGRKLPYWVEDEVKATGGTWDAELDAETSVQTDGDLLTGRGPGSSHAAAVALLSALGIE; translated from the coding sequence ATGCCATCCGCACTGTTCGTGGTGAGCGAAGAGGGATATTGGGGCGAGGAATGTATCGAACCGCTGCAGACGCTGGACGAGGCCGGTGTCGAAATAACGGTCGCAACCCCGAGCGGCGGCAAGCCGGTCGTGGACGAACGGTCCATCGACCCGGAAAACGTCGGCGAGGAAACCGCGGAACGGGTTCGTGAAGCGGACGAATCCGACCCTCGGCTTCAAAACCCGGTGCCGTTGGCGACGACGAGCGCCGACGACTACGACGCCGTCGTGTTCCCCGGCGGGCACGGAACGGAGTGGGACGTGAATCAGGACAAGCACGCCCGGGCATTGCTCCGCGACGCGGTGGAAACCGGGGACAAGAAAGCGCTCGTCGTCTGTCACGCAGTCGGATTGTTGGCGTTCACCCGCGACAGCGACGGTGGGTTCCTCGTGGACGGACGTTCCGTCACCGGGTTCCCGAACGAATGGGAGGAGGGAATCGTGGACGATGACGATTGCATGCCCGACGGTCGGAAACTCCCGTACTGGGTCGAGGACGAAGTGAAAGCGACGGGCGGAACGTGGGACGCGGAACTCGACGCCGAGACGAGCGTGCAAACCGACGGCGACTTGTTGACCGGACGCGGCCCCGGGTCGTCGCATGCGGCGGCGGTGGCGCTCCTATCCGCGCTCGGTATCGAGTAA
- a CDS encoding DUF2298 domain-containing protein produces MEFALVAFWLVLYYVLALAGLPITAALFRRFPDRGATFALPVSLSVVTIVTYWLGQFVFSGITVLVAVVVLVSLSALLTRRAVEIDLQGYAEAMVVFTVAFCFLVGVRAIDPGIIATGGEKFLDFGLLRSIMRAPALPPEDMWFAGEPIRYYYGGHLIAAILTKLSGTPPRYSYNLALAGFYGMLITTAYGLAGAIAERHGTPRRLAAASAAFLVGFAGNLFTPMRLLAGSFPRSLLAAIAKPLEMNPSAVPLAPTDFYYWEASRVMVDTINEFPFFAYLNGDLHAHMMGQPFLLFVAALGYAVYRSDARWRRLLVFGVLPPVVAFVSTISFWSFPTALGVVWLSLVFAETHPATLVPGGERLVAVTERSPFADELGRIVISLVIVTTVGGLALVWAAPFVVNVLFGTAGTRGLGFLPDRSSAVELLIVHGTFLGLFALYLATNTRWRRRTVTSAGALVLLLALLSWQGGVAALLLVAPLLVGGWLLLRLDDGFGFETVLLVAGAGLVLLVEFVYVKDNAIPGRFNTVFKVYMQVWVLWAVAGGVALSRLLAGAIPTVPTVHEEHVPPSLRQGIALVAALLVLSTSVYGVFGLGEHIASDNPVHRADDPTLDGLAFVSTVHPGEAGAIEWLDARDGRPHIVSAPGDPYVWGSPASSLTGLPTVVGWYQERIYRGNSAYAERKQDVELMFSPNTAWKTRAEKLERYDVRYIYYGPRERNRYGRTAFNRFPGIQRVYRSGSVSIYRVNQTVIETQFDEAN; encoded by the coding sequence ATGGAGTTCGCGCTCGTTGCGTTCTGGCTAGTCCTCTACTACGTTCTCGCTCTTGCAGGGCTACCGATCACAGCGGCACTCTTTCGACGATTCCCCGACCGGGGTGCGACGTTCGCGCTCCCCGTGAGCCTCTCCGTCGTGACGATTGTGACGTACTGGCTCGGTCAGTTCGTTTTCAGCGGTATCACGGTTCTCGTCGCGGTCGTAGTGCTCGTTTCGCTCTCCGCATTGCTGACACGGCGTGCGGTCGAAATCGACCTGCAGGGATATGCGGAAGCGATGGTGGTGTTCACCGTCGCCTTCTGTTTTCTCGTCGGAGTTCGCGCCATCGACCCGGGAATCATCGCGACCGGCGGCGAGAAGTTCCTCGACTTCGGTCTCTTGCGGTCTATCATGCGAGCGCCCGCGCTCCCCCCCGAAGACATGTGGTTCGCGGGTGAGCCCATTCGGTATTACTACGGCGGCCACCTCATCGCCGCGATTCTGACGAAGCTTTCGGGAACGCCGCCCCGCTACAGCTACAACCTCGCACTCGCGGGATTTTACGGCATGCTCATCACCACCGCCTACGGGTTGGCGGGTGCGATAGCCGAGCGACACGGAACGCCTCGCCGCCTCGCCGCCGCCTCTGCCGCCTTTCTCGTCGGATTCGCCGGAAACCTGTTCACCCCGATGCGCTTGCTCGCGGGGAGTTTCCCCCGCTCGCTCCTCGCCGCCATCGCCAAACCGTTAGAGATGAACCCGTCCGCGGTTCCGCTCGCCCCCACCGACTTCTACTACTGGGAAGCCAGCCGCGTGATGGTCGATACGATAAACGAATTTCCCTTCTTTGCGTACCTGAACGGCGACCTTCACGCCCACATGATGGGACAACCGTTTCTGTTGTTCGTCGCGGCACTCGGCTACGCCGTCTACCGTTCCGACGCCCGATGGCGGCGACTCCTCGTCTTCGGCGTGCTTCCGCCCGTCGTCGCATTCGTGAGCACCATCAGCTTCTGGAGTTTCCCGACCGCGCTCGGGGTCGTCTGGCTCTCGCTCGTGTTCGCGGAAACCCATCCGGCGACCCTCGTTCCGGGCGGTGAACGACTAGTTGCCGTGACCGAACGGTCGCCGTTCGCCGACGAACTCGGCCGTATCGTGATTTCGTTGGTCATCGTCACCACCGTCGGTGGTCTCGCGCTCGTGTGGGCGGCACCGTTCGTCGTCAACGTGCTGTTCGGGACGGCGGGCACGCGCGGTCTCGGCTTCCTCCCCGACCGGAGTAGCGCCGTCGAGTTGCTCATCGTTCACGGCACGTTCCTCGGTCTGTTCGCGCTGTACCTCGCGACCAACACGCGGTGGCGACGTCGGACCGTCACAAGTGCAGGGGCGCTCGTCCTCCTACTCGCCCTCCTGAGTTGGCAAGGAGGCGTCGCAGCCCTGTTGCTGGTCGCACCGCTCCTCGTTGGGGGGTGGCTACTGCTTCGCCTCGACGACGGCTTCGGCTTCGAAACGGTGCTGTTGGTGGCCGGTGCGGGCCTCGTCCTGCTCGTGGAGTTCGTCTACGTGAAGGACAACGCCATCCCCGGCCGGTTCAACACGGTGTTCAAGGTGTACATGCAGGTGTGGGTCCTCTGGGCTGTCGCTGGCGGCGTCGCACTGTCCCGACTGCTCGCGGGTGCCATACCGACCGTCCCCACCGTTCACGAAGAACACGTTCCGCCGTCACTCCGCCAAGGCATCGCACTCGTTGCCGCGCTTCTCGTGCTGTCCACGTCCGTGTATGGCGTGTTCGGCCTCGGCGAGCATATCGCGTCGGATAATCCAGTCCACCGTGCCGACGACCCGACACTCGACGGACTGGCGTTCGTCTCGACGGTCCATCCGGGCGAGGCGGGTGCGATAGAGTGGCTCGACGCGAGGGACGGACGTCCGCACATCGTTTCCGCACCCGGTGACCCCTACGTCTGGGGGAGTCCCGCGTCCTCGCTCACCGGTCTTCCGACCGTCGTCGGGTGGTATCAGGAGCGGATTTACCGCGGTAATTCGGCCTACGCCGAACGAAAACAGGACGTCGAACTGATGTTCAGCCCGAACACGGCGTGGAAAACCCGCGCCGAAAAACTCGAGCGATACGATGTTCGGTACATCTACTACGGCCCGCGGGAGAGAAATCGCTACGGTCGAACGGCGTTCAACCGATTCCCCGGCATCCAGCGAGTGTACCGCTCCGGGTCAGTTTCGATTTACCGCGTCAACCAGACGGTTATCGAAACGCAATTTGACGAAGCGAATTAG
- a CDS encoding nucleoside phosphorylase encodes MEDSEDPNADVQYHIEVGENDVANAVLLPGNPERVEKITQFWDSADEKAFHREYRTVTGDYDGTSISVTSTGIGSPSAAIAVEELARIGADTFIRVGSCGAIQPEMDVGDLVITTGGVRQEGTSDEYVREDYPAVADYEVVAALVAAAERLDYDYHTGITMSADSFYAGQGRPGFEGFLAEGGDELVSHLKAANVKNIEMEASAILTIANVYGLRAGAVCSVYANRETGEFRTEGEHRAAETASLAVKLLARMDEMKAEAGVDRWHPGLSLD; translated from the coding sequence ATGGAAGACAGCGAAGACCCGAACGCGGACGTGCAGTATCACATCGAAGTCGGGGAAAACGACGTTGCGAACGCCGTTCTTCTCCCTGGCAATCCGGAGCGCGTCGAGAAGATAACGCAGTTCTGGGACTCGGCGGACGAGAAGGCGTTCCACCGCGAGTACCGGACCGTGACGGGCGACTACGACGGGACGTCGATCAGCGTCACGTCAACCGGTATCGGCAGTCCCTCGGCCGCCATCGCCGTCGAGGAACTGGCGCGAATCGGCGCCGATACGTTCATTCGCGTCGGGTCGTGCGGCGCGATTCAACCGGAGATGGACGTCGGCGACCTCGTAATCACGACGGGTGGCGTTAGACAGGAAGGGACGAGCGACGAGTACGTCCGCGAGGATTACCCGGCGGTCGCGGACTACGAGGTCGTCGCGGCGCTGGTCGCCGCCGCGGAGCGACTCGATTACGACTACCACACCGGAATCACGATGAGCGCGGACAGTTTCTACGCGGGGCAGGGTCGCCCCGGTTTCGAGGGATTCCTCGCGGAAGGCGGCGACGAGTTGGTATCCCACCTGAAAGCCGCGAACGTCAAGAACATCGAGATGGAGGCGAGCGCGATTCTGACGATTGCGAACGTCTACGGCCTCCGCGCGGGTGCCGTCTGTTCGGTGTACGCGAACCGCGAGACGGGCGAGTTCAGAACCGAGGGAGAACACCGCGCCGCGGAGACGGCTAGCCTCGCGGTGAAACTACTAGCCCGAATGGACGAGATGAAAGCGGAGGCCGGTGTGGACCGCTGGCATCCGGGCCTCTCGCTCGACTAA
- the cdd gene encoding cytidine deaminase, protein MDELVEQAREIQDRAHVPYSEYPVGAALRTADGTVYVGCNIENANFSNSLHAEEVAIAEAIKSGHREFDRLAVSSARRDGVTPCGMCRQTLAEFCDDDLVVVCDHGDDVTEYTLGELLPDTITEDMLG, encoded by the coding sequence ATGGACGAACTCGTCGAGCAGGCACGCGAGATTCAGGACCGAGCGCACGTTCCGTATTCGGAGTACCCCGTCGGAGCGGCGCTTCGAACGGCGGACGGTACCGTCTACGTGGGTTGTAATATCGAAAACGCGAACTTCAGCAACTCCCTCCACGCGGAGGAGGTCGCCATCGCCGAGGCGATAAAATCGGGCCACCGTGAATTCGACCGCTTAGCGGTCAGTTCCGCACGCCGGGATGGCGTGACGCCCTGCGGGATGTGCCGACAGACGCTCGCGGAGTTCTGTGACGACGACTTGGTGGTCGTCTGTGACCACGGCGACGACGTGACGGAGTACACGCTCGGCGAGTTGCTTCCGGACACGATAACCGAAGACATGCTGGGCTGA
- a CDS encoding ABC transporter permease, producing the protein MNKRLRIAGASVAIAAVLAVLGLVFPNSALGKIVGTINASYVSAALRFTVPIGFAALGGIFAEKSGVTNIGLEGHLIISAFTGVAVADALAGSGSATQTTLWLGFFAAVLASTLFALLFAVVCIEFKADQIIAGLAVWLIALGLAPFASKILWGGINSPSVGTLSNWRIPLLAKIPVIGPILFDANPTVYMLLLAVPLTWFVLNETAFGRWVKASGENPMALDTVGVDVHRVRYASVLISGTLAGIGGAGLSLGQAGLFNGSGATMVDGRGWIGITAYLFGNYNPLGAFGASFLFASLDALQLRLQQVGFSVPRELIGVIPYVTVIIVLVFVGHTRTPDAAGEPYESGEE; encoded by the coding sequence ATGAATAAACGGCTCCGAATCGCCGGAGCTTCCGTCGCTATTGCGGCGGTTCTCGCCGTTCTCGGTCTCGTGTTTCCGAACAGCGCACTCGGCAAAATCGTCGGTACTATCAACGCGAGCTACGTGAGCGCGGCGCTCCGATTCACCGTTCCCATCGGTTTCGCCGCACTCGGCGGTATCTTTGCCGAGAAGAGCGGCGTCACCAACATCGGGCTCGAAGGCCACCTCATCATCTCGGCGTTCACCGGCGTCGCGGTCGCGGACGCGCTGGCCGGGTCGGGAAGCGCGACACAGACGACGCTCTGGCTCGGATTCTTCGCGGCGGTACTTGCGAGCACGCTCTTCGCACTCCTGTTCGCTGTCGTTTGTATCGAGTTCAAGGCCGACCAGATCATCGCGGGACTCGCCGTTTGGCTCATCGCGCTGGGGCTCGCGCCGTTCGCCAGCAAGATTCTCTGGGGAGGTATCAACAGCCCGAGCGTCGGAACGCTCTCGAACTGGCGTATTCCGCTTCTCGCGAAGATACCCGTCATCGGGCCGATCCTCTTCGACGCGAATCCGACGGTGTACATGCTCCTCCTCGCCGTGCCGCTGACGTGGTTCGTACTGAACGAGACGGCGTTCGGCCGCTGGGTGAAAGCCAGCGGAGAGAATCCGATGGCGCTCGATACGGTCGGCGTCGACGTCCATCGCGTTCGCTACGCGAGCGTGCTCATCTCCGGTACGCTCGCCGGAATTGGCGGCGCTGGGCTGTCGCTCGGACAGGCGGGACTGTTCAACGGGAGCGGTGCCACGATGGTCGATGGCCGCGGTTGGATCGGCATCACCGCGTACCTGTTCGGGAACTACAACCCGCTCGGGGCGTTCGGCGCGTCGTTCCTCTTCGCGAGTCTCGACGCGCTTCAGTTGCGACTCCAGCAGGTCGGTTTCAGCGTTCCGAGGGAACTCATCGGCGTCATCCCGTACGTGACGGTCATCATCGTGCTGGTGTTCGTCGGACACACGCGAACCCCGGACGCCGCGGGCGAACCCTACGAATCCGGCGAGGAGTGA